The genomic DNA ATATCAATCTCCTCTGCTTCCTCTGGTTGAAAAGGCGTAAATCCTTGCTCAGTCATACTCACTGGTAATTAAAATAATCGGGACAACACGATACTCAGGGCCGAAACGACCGCAACTGCTACTGGCAGATAATACGTTCTGGTGCTTGCCTGCAGCTCTTTGGCTCTGCTGGGCTCAACATAGACCACATCGTTCTGTTGCAGATAGAAATAAGGCGAGTTCAGGACGTTCTTGTTATTGAGGTTAAGGCGTATCATTTTGCGTGTACCGGCTTCTTCGCGTATCACGAGCACATTCTCCCGTTTGCCATAGGCAGTCATGTCGCCGGCCATTCCCAGCGCTTCAATGATGTTGATCCGTTCGGCCGGGATAGTAAACGTGGAAGGGCGGTTCACTTCACCTACCACTGTTACCTTGTAGTTGAGATAGCGCATGTTTACAATGGGGGCCTTCAGATGTGCCTGCAGTAAGTCCGTAAACTTCTCTGTAGCCTGTGCTCTTGTAAGACCGGCCAGTTGTACTTTGCCTAATATTGGGAAGTTTATATTGCCCTCTTTATCTACCAGGTAGCCTTCGCGCGCCACGCTGCTTGCAGTGTTCGTAGCCATGCTATAGTTGGAGATACTTCCAGCTGCGGGGTGCACCTCCCCGGTATTGAACAAAGCGCTAGCCTCAGGGTTAAGGCTGGTGATGGAGATGCTGAGCAGATCGTAAGGCTGGATGCGAGCCTCTGTGCCATTAACGATCTTTTCCTCGTAGGTCGCCTGTTCCTGCATATCACTGAAATAAGCCAGGTTACGGGGAGAACAGGAAGTAAAAGCAACTAGCGCCAGCAGGTAAAGTAAATTTATTTTCATGCAATAAAAGAAAGCTAAATCAAAAATCCGCTGCAAAACTTACAACTTAATTCAAGATGACGCGTTTAAGTACGTTTTGCAAAAATGAAAAAAAAGATCGGGGAAAAGAATAGTTTTCCTTTAAAAATTCAAAAAAGAGTACAAATATTTTCTAAGGTGTGTTCAAGGCTCTTTAAAGTCACTATGAATATCTCTTAATTAAAAAGAGCACAAATTTCTGAGCAGTACAAACAACAGGAGTTACTTAATAAAAGGTCGTATAAACATTAGTCAACTGTAGGACTGTTTGAAATTATAACCTTCATACTTACGGTTGTTTTTGACTCGTTATGCCAGTCAAATTAATAATCTCGACATCATTTTCAGACATAGGTTTAAAAACCTGCGCTAGTAAAAGCTTATAAGAAACATGAAAATACTTTTTGCTAGGAAAATGAGTAAGTTTATACTTGAAAGTTATAGTAAGTTATAGTAAGTTATTATCAATTCTGCGCTATTGCCTGGTAGTGCCCACATATTTACAGGCTTCCTTCCCTGGAAGAACTAAAAACTGATAATAGGTTCAGCGATATTGGCACAAGAGGACGCTCTTACTAAAGAAAGATAATACTATAATGACCAAAGCTGGCATGGGCTGAAACACAACAAGCTTCTTACAAAACGTTCGTAATTGCAACCTGAGGTATTTTATAGAATATGCTGCTTATGTGTGAGAGCAGCTCACAACAGGAGAAGGAATATTATAGAGAATGCACTAGTAAGTGTGCACTCATACAATTACTTGAACCTGATTAGAAAACAGGTACAAGCAGATCGAATGAACTAGTTGCGATTATCTTTTTCGAGTGAGCGCGTAAAGCAGTTTTACCGAAAAGTTTAAGTAGTGATCGTTAGGCCCTAAATGTCCTGCTTTGTTTAGATTATTATCTAAATAATCTGTGGTTGTAAAATGAAAGTTTAGCTCAGGCGCAATGCTGATCTGCCTGGAATAATAAAACTTAAGTCCTCCTCCAAGCGGTACGGTTAGCGCAACGGCCGGGTAGTGACGCGCTGCAGGCATGGCTCCGGGCAGGATCTTTCCGCCATCCCCGGAAGTAGAAGAAGAGGCTTTATACACCAGAGCGCCTATCCCTACTTTTACATATGGTTCCACTAGACGCTGGCGTCTTGCCCTATAAAAGCCCGAGCTTCTGTAGTTGCTGAACAGATTAAATACAGCAGAGCCGGATATCTCGGTAGCACTTGCCTTGTAAGAGAGATCACCACCTGCTTTATACTGGGCGTCCTCCGCACCTTTTAAGCTGACATGATCTACACTGCCCAGCAGTTCCAGTGCGGGTGAAACTTGGTAGATGGCCCCTATATTGAAACTGGGGCCTATGCCGTTGTTCCTAATCGAACTTTTTTCATCAGCTGCGTTATTTACCCTGTTATCACTGTTCATCAATGCTACACCTGCTCCCGCAAAAATAGTCACACCTTTCGTTTTCCGGCGGCTGTTATAATTCATACTCGATCTGAACTTTGGGCCGCCCCGACGCTGCGCTTGCACAGTAACCGCCATGTTAATAGAAAACAGTAGAACAATAACAAAGGCTAAAATGGAATGCTTCATGGCGTTGATAACGGCTACAACAGTTTACCGGGATATTAATTGCACAATTATACATATTAAAGTCCAAATATATATAATATAAAATGGAATTTATTGAGTACAGGTGTACATTCTGTTTTTAGAGTAAAAGAAGTTTAGAAGAACTTGCGGCGAAGCGAATTTATGTTATATAAAGATAATATTCTGAAAGCAGAGATTCCTGACAAGGAATCCCTATTCAAACTTAATTAAGTTTTCCATAAGAAGGTTCTATACTGTAAATGGATTGCTTTCATCCTATTGTAGTTCGGAGCATTGGCTCTATAACTCAATGTTGCAGGCTAAATCCTATCTGTTTTACAGGCATGCCGCCAGGGTGTATCAGGCGAAAGTTTAAATGGATGAAATGTCATCATTCGTCATGTCCAAGGAAATTCCTTTGGCTACCAGCAAAACATACTCAAATATACTTTGCCGGATTACGCCAGTTACAAACTGGGAGTATGATAAGCCACAAGTTACGCCAGTGCTAAACTTGCGGCATAAACGGTTTGACGCAAGCATCCGCTTGTGCCAGCGGGTCCGGAGCATCTCTCCTATCTGTGGTTAAAACATTAACGCAGATCAAGATAGATTATGGAGTAATTAAAAATTTTAAAATTGTTAAAAGGTTCTGCAGGGGAATCCGGAAAAGGAATCTTCCACTATTTTATGCTAATCTCATTAACAGCAAAAACTAAAATACCTTACCTTTACCTGTATGGAAATAATCGTTGGAATCGCGGCTTTTTTAGGTGGATTGGTAGTAGCTTTCCTGGTATTGCGAGGAAAACTGGGCACCCTACAGCAAATTGCTAACCAGGCTGCAGTAGCGCAAGGGGTGTTGGAAGGGCAAGTTCGGCTGAAAGCAGAGGAAAATGAGCAACTGAAACGCCAGTTGCGGGAGGCGCAGACCGAGACTATGGAACTGACCAACGCCCTCACAAAAGTAGAAACCGACTACGACCATCTCCAGAACCGCATGCAGGAACAGGCCCGGGAACTGGAGCAACTCCGCGAGAAATTCCTGCAGCAGTTCCAGAGTATCTCTAACCAGGTGCTCATGACGAATGTCGAACACTTCAACAAAGCCTCTTCCGAAACCCTGGAGCGGGTACTCTCACCTTTAAAGGAGCGCATCAAAGAATTTGAAGCAAAAGTGGAGCAGACGTATGAAAAAACCCTGAAAGATAGCATCTCCCTAAAAGAGCAGATCACGCAACTGGCTTCGCTGAACCAGCAGATGAGCCAGGACGCGCTGAACCTGACCCGGGCCTTAAAAGGCGAGAACAAAACGCAAGGTAACTGGGGCGAATACCTGCTGGAGAGCCTGCTCGAAAAGTCGGGGCTGCGGAAGGGCGTGCATTACGAACGCGAAGAAGTACGGCAAAACGATGAAAGCAAAGTTTACCGTCCGGATGTGATCATTCGCCTGCCCGAGGGCAAGCACCTCATCATCGATTCAAAAATGTCGCTGGTAGCGTATGAGGCGTATTGCAGTTGCGAGGACGATTTACAGCAGGAAGTATACCTGCGAAGCCACATCACTTCGGTGCGCACGCACTTCACCGACTTGGGCCGCAAAAACTACCACCGCCTCAGCGGCATCAACTCTCCGGATTTTGTGATGATGTATATCCCGCTGGAGCCTGCCTTTAACCTCGCCGTGCAGCACGACCATGATTTGTTCACTGATGCCTTCGATCGCAACATTGTACTGGTTACCACCTCTACCCTGCTGGCCACGCTCCGCACAGTGGCCGGCGTGTGGCGCCAGGAGGATCAGAAACGGAACGTGCTCCGGATCGCCGCTGAAAGCGGGAAGCTGTACGACAAGTTTGTGGGCTTTGTAGACGATCTGAAAATTATTGGCAAGCACCTTGAAAGCAGCCAGAGTTCCTACAACGCGGCGATGAACAAGCTCACCGAAGGAAAAGGGAACCTCATCCGCCGGGTAGAGATCCTGCGCGAATTGGGCGCTAAAACAAGCAAAACGATCGACAACAATCTTTTGCAGGAAGCGCAATTGACCGAAGAACGGGAAGAAGAAGCGGAGTAACGTATACCTGCTGCTTTGCTAAGTATAACATATACCTACTATTTATACTTCCAGGATAGTATGGAAGTTTCTCCTGGCTCGGAACGCTAAATTCATGTCATAGAAAGGGGCAAGTATAAAGAGAAATCGAGGAATAAGTGAATGCTTGGAAACGCCACACCTCCAGAAAATAATAGAAGCGATCTTGAGGCGAAAAAAACAATTAGTAAAGTATACAGTGACTCAATTAAGAGAGAGACGTATCTTTTTACAGGTATTCTACTGTCTATTTACTAATTATTTAATGGCGCAGGTTTTTAAACCAGTATCGTAGAATGATGTGGGTTTGTAACCCGACTGGCTCGAAGAGCCAAAAACACCCGGGAACCACAAGCTTTATACTTTAAAACAGCGCTGCAGCAGTTTTAAAGGCTGTATTAGGTCTAGGCGAGCCCGTGTAATCAGAGACTACACCATATTAATAGTCACCAATCTGGAGATTGGCGCCAGAGTAAATAGAGTAGTATAGTATAGGATGAACCTACCCAGAAATTTGGGCCTCCTTTATAGGTATACTTTGTTCCAAAAGTGTGACTAACCAAACCTTCAACTTACCCAAATATGGTATAAAAGCCATTTGTGCTTTCGTTTGCAGGAAACTTGCTTCTTGGTAGGCTCAGATTAAGAATTCCGGCCGTTTTATACTTGTATCCTGATCATCAAGTATATCTAAGCGTGTTGCTGCAAGCGAAGTGAAATCCCTTGTAAAACATCTAAGGACAAGTTCTTCCTCCCTTACCTTCCTTCATTACGTTAAGGTATCAGCAGAAGTATATGGCACCAAAGTTGGTTGACAATCTTGCTGCTACCAACTAACTTAGTATAAAACCTCACATAGATATGAAAAAACTAGTTTATACCGGCTATACAGCGGCTATACTTCTTGCTGCCTGCGCCGCCCCAAAGCTTACTACTAGCCCGGCTGCAACAGAAACGACCACAGCTACTACCGAGAGCACTCCGGCTGCACCTACCCTCCAGCAACAAGCACAGGCTTTCCTGGACCAATACTCCCATACTTACCAGAACCTATATACCCAATCGGCGGAAGCGGAATGGCGCTCGAACACCCACATTGTGGAAGGCGACTCGACCAATGCCATTGCAACCCGCAAGGCCAACGAGGCCTTTGCCGCTTTTACAGGAAGCACCGAAAACATCAACACCGCCAAGGCCATGCTGGCCAAAAAAGACCAGCTCACCCCCTTGCAGATCAAACAATTCGAGGCCATCCTGTATGCCGGCGCCAACAACCCGCAGATCATTCCGGATGTGGTGAAAGCACGCATCAAGGCAGAAACGGAGCAAACGGAAAAGTTGTATGGCTTCGACTATAAGGTGAACAAAAAGTCTGTTTCTACAAACGAGATCGACGACATCCTTAAAGATGAAACCAATACAAAGAAGCGCCTCGCTGCCTGGAACGCCAGTAAAGCAGTGGGCCCTACCCTGAAAGAAGGCCTGCTGAATTTGCGCCAGCTGCGCAACAAGACGGTGCAGAGCCTTGGATACGACGATTACTTTACCTACCAGGCATCGGATTACGGCATGACGCGTGCCGAAATGATGGACTTGATGAAGCAGATCAACGAGGAACTTCGTCCCTTGTATAGGGAGCTGCATACGTATGCCCGCTATGAGCTGGCGAAGAAGTATGGCGTAAAGCAGGTACCCGACTATTTGCCTGCTCATTGGCTGCCTAACCGCTGGGGGCAGGACTGGAGCCCGATGGTGAATGTAAAAGGCATTGACCTGGATGCAGCCCTGAAACCGAAAGGTGCGGAATGGCAGGTAAAACAGGCCGAGCGCTTTTATATTAGCCTGGGCTTTCCGCAACTGCCGCAAACCTTCTGGGAAAGATCGAGCCTGTACCCTGCCCCTGCCAACGCTGATTACAAAAAGAACAACCACGCCTCTGCCTGGCACATCGACCTGGACAAAGACGTGCGCTGCCTGATGAGTGTAGAACCGAATGCCGAATGGTACGAGACCACGCACCACGAACTGGGCCATATTTATTACTATATGACTTATACCAACCCTGATGTACCGGTACTGCTACGAGGCGGTGCTAACCGGGCGTATCATGAAGCGATGGGTAGTTTAATGGGCCTGGCCGCGATGCAAAAGCCTTTCCTGGCTAACCTGGACCTGATCGATAAGAATGTGCAAACCGACGAGGTTCAGTCGCTGTTGAAAGAGGCGCTGAATTACGTGGTGTTCATCCCATTCTCTTCAGGAGTGATGAGCGAATGGGAAAAAGATTTTTATGCCGATAACCTGCCTGCCGACCAGCTGAACAAGCGCTGGTGGGAGCTGACCAAAAAGTACCAGGGCATTGTGCCTCCAACCGAGCGCGGCGAAGAATACCTGGATGCTGCCACAAAAACACATATCAACGACGATCCGGCTCAGTATTATGATTATGCCCTATCATATGTGATCCTGTTCCAGTTGCATGACCATATCGCTAAAGAGATCCTGCACCAGGACCCGCATACTACCAATTACTATGGCAACAAGGAAGTGGGCAAGTTCCTGCACGATATCATGTACCCGGGCGCTTCGGCCGACTGGCGCCAGATGCTGAAAGACAAGACCGGCGAAGAGCTGAGTGCCCGCGCCATGGTCGCTTACTTCCAGCCGCTGATGGACTACCTCAAACAACAAAACAAAGGCCGCAAGTATACATTATAGTCTTCTCTTTTTATACTCCAGAAAGCAGCAAGGGCCAATGCCTCTGCTGCTTTTTTGTTTGATGCCAATGCACCGGAAAGGCACTGACAGAAAACAACTTAAATATAGTATAGCAAAGTATAAGTATAAACTGATTATCTTTCCCAGTAAATCCCCTTCTCATGGCAGTAACAGGCACTTACCAGGCTTCAGGAGCTACCCGGTTGGCTATAGCGGGCTTGGCTTTATTTAATGTAGTGCTGCACCTACTGTTTTATAACAACCTGGAATACCACCGCGACGAGCTGCTTTATTTTTCGTTAGGGCAGCATCCGGCTTTCGGTTATGCCAGTGTTCCGCCGCTTATCGGATGGGTGGCCGCCGGGCTGCAATTCCTGTTCGGCTACTCCCTGTTTGCAGTAAAGATACTGCCAGCTATACTTAGTGGGGTGATGGTTATACTTTGCAGTGCTCTAACGCGGGAGCTTGGCGGCCGATCGTATGCGCAGCTATTAGCCGCCATTGTCCTTATATTTACGCCGCTTTCCCTTCGTACTTATTTTCTCTACCAGCCTGTTTTCCTGGATGTGCTGTTCTGGACCTGGCTTCTTTACCTGCTCGTCCGCTACCTCAACACCAACCACGACAAATACCTGTTATACTTTGGGGTGGTGCTGGGATTTGCCTTGCTGAATAAATACCTGGTGGGCCTGCTTGTAGTGGGCTTGCTGCAGCTGTTGGCGCTCACGAAAAAGCGCGAGGTTTTTACCAGAAAAGCTTTCTACATAGGTATGGCAGCGGCCCTATTGATCTTCCTGCCCAACCTGTTATGGCAGCTCGCAATGGGCTTACCGGTTTTCCACCACATGCAGGAGCTCAACGATACCCAGCTGGTGCATGTTGATCACGGAGCCTTTCTGGCAGATCAGCTGCTCATCCCGTTTGCCGCTTCGTTGCTGACGGTGCCCGGCCTGCTTTTCTTGCTGCTTCACCCCCGCATGCAGCGGTACAGGTTGCTGGGCTTTCTGGCCCTGCTCGTAGTGGCTGCCTTGTTGCTGCTGCGTGGCAAAAGCTATTATACTATGGGCATCTTCCCGATGCTGATTGCAGCGGGGGCTGTTTTCTACGAAAGCGTACTGCAGCGGAGTGCTTTCCGCGCTGCTATTCCGCTGCTGGTTATTTTGCTGATGCTGCCATTCCTACCCATGGGTCTGCCTATATTCAAATCCGCGGGGCTGATTCGTTACTTCAACCTGCTTGAAACAAAGTATAACATTGATCTGGGAAGGCGTTTTGAAGATGGCACCATCCACTCGCTGCCCCAGGATTATGCCGATATGCTCGGCTGGGAAGAACTGACGGCGCTCACCAACAAAGCCTACCAGCAGGTGCCGGATAAGCAACACTGCCTTATTTATTGCGAGAATTACGGACAGGCGGGCGCCATTTATGTCATCGGTAAAAAGTACGGCTTACCGCAGCCGGTGAGCTTCAACGAGAGCTTCCGGTACTGGAGCCCGCGCAAATTCAGGCAAAACATCACCCACTTCATCTACATTAACGATGAAATGGGTGACGATGTGGTTCAGGCCTTTGGCAAGATCGAAGTGATCGGTAAAGTATCAAACCCCGATGCGCGCGAGTATGGCACCACCGTTTACATGTGCAGCAAGCCAACACAGGACTTTAACATCCTGTGGCAGGCAGCCTGGAAACGGGTGGAAAGCAGCAACTAGCGGGTGCTTAATAATTTGCTTCGGTAGCGGGCACGTCGATCAGCATAAACGAAGTATCGGAATTGGCATGCAGCGTCACGATATCCTGGTCTTCCAGACGGATCTGGTCGTGCTTTTCCAGCTCCACGTTGTTTACCAGCAGGTCTCCCTCCGTTACATAAATAAGTGTTTTGCGGATCTTAAAGGTTTGGAAGATGAATTCGTGCCCTTCTTTAAAATTGCCATAATACACGGTTGAGTTGGAGTTCATAAAAACGACATCTTCCAGCACTTTCTGGCCTGTTGCCAGCGGGATGAGCTTGTTCTTGCTATCCAGGAAGTCAACATCCATTTGCTCATATGAAGGCGCAAGCCCCCGTTTATTGGGCAGGAACCAGAGCTGGTAGAGGTGCGTGGCTCCTTCGCCGGCATTACTTTCGGCATGGGTAATACCGGTACCGGCCGTCATGCGTTGCACCTGCCCGGCTTTGATCGTGGTTTCGTTTCCCAGGCTATCAGTGTGTTTAATGGCGCCATCAAGCACCACCGTAATGATCTCCATCTCGGCATGCGGGTGCTCCGAAAAGATTCCCTTTGGCCCGATATGATCATCGTTAAACACGCGCAATGGCCCGAACTGTACGTTGCTGGGATCATAATAATCGGCAAAAGAAAAAAGGTAGTTGGACGTAAGCCAGTCTCCTACCTTCGCTTCGTGGCGTTCAGTAGCTGTAATTATTTTTATCATTGCACAGTGTTTAAGGTTAAGGTATCCGTTTACTCGTTCAAGTTAGCTTTACGCATGCAGTTCAATTCTTGTTAGAAAAGGCGCTTTGTGCCGAGAGGCTGCCCGGAAAATAAAAAAGCCTACCCCGTTTCCGGAGCAGGCTAATTGTATCTGGTATGATTGCTTATTCGGCTTTCTTGAGCTTGAGCATTTCCTTCTGCAGGTCCAGTACGATAGAAGAAAGCTTGTCGAGCGACAGATCAGCTATCGGGAATGTGGAACTGATATAGGACCTGGCCTCCCAGATCTCAACTACATCCTCTATGTGCAGCTCGTAAGGCGAGTATAAGGGATTATCGGAGTGCAGCCGTAGCATGGCCGTATCCTTTATCTTGTTGTAGATGCGCTTAAATACCACGCCCTCTTTCTGGCTGACAATGATGCAGGGGGTACCGTCTTTGATGGTGCTCCAGTCCTCTACAAAGCGCCCCACGATCACGGTGCCGGAAGCAATCGGCAGCATGGAGTCACCGGAGATCTCGAAAGCCCGGAACGTACCGCTATTGCCCAGCATCGGTAACCGGAAACGGGGCAACTCCTCAATGTATTCCGGGTCTGCATACCCGTTCAGGTAACCGGCACTGGCCTTTAACGGTACCAGTTCTATATTTTCGCGCTGGTCCTCATCCACCGTAATGGTAAGCACCCGCAGATTTCCGCCGGTTGCCTGCGCTTTTCCTGCTGCCGGTTTTGTGGCGGCTGAAAGATCCTGTGTGATCAGGCTATCGAGCGAGATATCGAAGAGGTGTGCAATATTAACCAGGGTACTTAACTTAGGTTCTGCACGGCCCTCTTCGTACGCCCCGATCAGAGAACGTTTAATGTCCAGCTTTTCAGCCAATTGCGCCTGTGTATAGCCAACAGTTTTACGCAAATGCCTGATATTTGAAGTTACATTTTGCACCTTTTTGCCAATTAAGTTAGTGTATAAACTCCTTTACGTGTCAGATGGGAGTTTACCTACGTAAATTTACTAATTTTTTAAACTAAAACTAATTTTATTAGCACAAAAGTTCACTTAATCTTCATAAAGCTTCGCTTCTAAGAAACAACTTTTTGCAAGCCTATACTAAGTTGTTTATAAAATCCTATTTATTCTTTTATTCCTTTATAACCTATCCTTGCATTATACTTCTGTTTACAATTACATTTATGAAATTTTTAAAGCCGGAAAAAATAACTAGCATTTAACAGTTGCTTTCAGAATTCCGCCTACAAGTAAATAACACAGGCAAACACCTGTTTATGAAAGGTAAAGCAAATACAAATCCTTCGTTCCTGATCTATGTATAATTGCACTTTATATTTCGGCCTGCTTCTTAAACTTTAAAACAATACCCTTACACTATATTAATAAAGTACATAACGCCTACTTGCCTGATCAACTCCAACTTTTAGCCCTATTACCATTTAGCCTATGCTTCCTTTTGCTTTACACAAAACTTTCTGTGCCGCAGCTTTCGCAGCAGGAGCCTTGCTTCTTTATGGCTGCCAACCGGAAGAGGAGTTGCTGGCAAGTCAGTTCGCTACGCCCGCTGCCCAACAAAACAGCGCAAACGGACAGGCCATTGCAGGCCAGTACCTGGTGGTGCTTACAAGCCAATCTACCGGTACAGCAACCATGGCTACGGGCAGAGAAGCAGGGCGCTTAAAACAGGACCGTCAGGAGTTGTTACAAGAGGCTAAGATCAGCAGCAAAGACCTGAAGCAAACGTTTGAGGGGGCGGTGAATGGCTTTACAGCGACACTGACCCCGGAGCAAATAAAGATGCTGCGCAACAGCTCCAAAGTTGCCTACATCGAACAGGACCGGATTATCTCGCTTGTGAACACCTTCCGGAAAGACTTCCCGCTGAACAAAGGCAAAGGCACGCCAGGTAATACGGCGCCTTCACCAACGCCTACGCCGGCACCCGCTCCTGCTCCGGAACCTGCACCCACCCCGCCGCTGCCGCAAACGCCGCCTGTTCCCGTGCCGGCACCTACGCCGGCCGCTCTCCCTTACCTTCCTATCACGCTCATGGCGGGCGAAACTGTGCCCTGGAATATTGCCCGCGTGGGCTATGGCGACGGCACAGGCAAAACGGTGTGGATCGTAGACTCCGGCATTGATACCGACAATCCGGACCTGAACATCGACCTGGAAAGAAGTATGTCGTTTGTGTATGGCGTGCCCTCTGTGGAAGACGGCTACGGCCATGGTACCATTGTGGCCGGCATTGTGGCTGCCAGAAATAATGGCGCCGGGGTGCTGGGCGTTGCGGCCAATGCCACGGTAGTGGCCCTGCGCGTATTTGATGATGCCGGACAAGGAACCGTGTCCCGGGCAGTGGCAGCCATCAACTACGTCATTGCGGCGGCCCAACCCGGCGATGTGGTGAACATGAGCCTGGGCGGTGGCATCTCGTCCACCCTCGACAATGCGGTGCTCACCGCTGCGGGCAAAGGCATCCTTTTTGCCATTGCTGCCGGCAACAGCGGGGTAGACTGCGCCGGGGCCTCACCTGCGCGGGTAAATGCAGCAGGCGTGTATACGGTTTCAGCCATGGATGCTTACGCGCGCCTGTGGTCCGGATCTGACTATGGCTTATCGGTTGATTTTGCTGCGCCGGGTGTAAATATCATCTCTACAAACAAAGCAGGCGGTTTATCCTCCGGATCTTCCGGCACCTCTTACGCTTCGCCACATGTGGCCGGCATTCTGCTGCTCCGCGGCGCAGTAGCCTCGCAGGGAACCATCACCGGCGACAAAGATGCCTCACCCGACCCGATTGCTTCGCTCAACTAATAATAATTCGTAATAAGTATAAACAAAGCAGGCTGCCCGATAAGGAGCAGCCTGCTTTGTTTATACTGTACTGTTTGTTGCGCCGACAAGGAAAGCTACCACGACATTTCCTTTTTATACATTGATACCGCCAGGCGTATTTTATAATACTCATACTTACCTTCCAGGTGCTCGAACAAATCCTTAAGTTTTGCCTCGGTGCCATACTTGTCCAGCATCTTGCCAATGGCCTTATATTCTGCCTTGTTTACGTAGTGTTCGATCGGAATATCATAGCCCTGCTCATATAAAGTGGCCAGGTGCGAGTAAATCGTCACCGGGTTCAGGTTACGCTCCTTGGCAATGTGGTCGGGCGTATGACCTTTCTGAAACAATTCGAATGTGACCAGATGCGTAGCTCCTTTCAGCTTGTTGCCTTTTGCCTGCTCCTCGGTTACAAAGTCGATAATCTCGTTGATAAATGCATCGCCATAGTGGCCATACTTGAGCTGGCCCACCCCCGAAATAGCCAGCATCGAGATTTTATTCGTAGGTCGCTCAGCCGACATTTCCAGCAGGGTGCTATCAGTAAACACCACGTAGGGCGGCACGTTCGCCTCATCGGCTATGCGTTTTCGCAGGGCACGTAAACGGTCAAACAAGGCATCTTTGATCAGCTCCTTTTTCGGTCGTGGTTTAAAGCGTTCCTCGGCTTCTTGCTGTTTTACCTCTTCAAATTTTACGAGCTGCACCTGCCGGTTCTCAAAAAGCACCTGTCGGCTCTGCTCGGTCAGCTTTAATGTATAATTCTGATCATAGGCTAGTTCTATGAGCCCGGCATTCAGCATCTGGTGCAGGTAACGGTTCCAGTCCAGCGGGCCAA from Pontibacter liquoris includes the following:
- a CDS encoding polysaccharide biosynthesis/export family protein; the protein is MKINLLYLLALVAFTSCSPRNLAYFSDMQEQATYEEKIVNGTEARIQPYDLLSISITSLNPEASALFNTGEVHPAAGSISNYSMATNTASSVAREGYLVDKEGNINFPILGKVQLAGLTRAQATEKFTDLLQAHLKAPIVNMRYLNYKVTVVGEVNRPSTFTIPAERINIIEALGMAGDMTAYGKRENVLVIREEAGTRKMIRLNLNNKNVLNSPYFYLQQNDVVYVEPSRAKELQASTRTYYLPVAVAVVSALSIVLSRLF
- a CDS encoding pirin family protein is translated as MIKIITATERHEAKVGDWLTSNYLFSFADYYDPSNVQFGPLRVFNDDHIGPKGIFSEHPHAEMEIITVVLDGAIKHTDSLGNETTIKAGQVQRMTAGTGITHAESNAGEGATHLYQLWFLPNKRGLAPSYEQMDVDFLDSKNKLIPLATGQKVLEDVVFMNSNSTVYYGNFKEGHEFIFQTFKIRKTLIYVTEGDLLVNNVELEKHDQIRLEDQDIVTLHANSDTSFMLIDVPATEANY
- a CDS encoding glycosyltransferase family 39 protein yields the protein MAVTGTYQASGATRLAIAGLALFNVVLHLLFYNNLEYHRDELLYFSLGQHPAFGYASVPPLIGWVAAGLQFLFGYSLFAVKILPAILSGVMVILCSALTRELGGRSYAQLLAAIVLIFTPLSLRTYFLYQPVFLDVLFWTWLLYLLVRYLNTNHDKYLLYFGVVLGFALLNKYLVGLLVVGLLQLLALTKKREVFTRKAFYIGMAAALLIFLPNLLWQLAMGLPVFHHMQELNDTQLVHVDHGAFLADQLLIPFAASLLTVPGLLFLLLHPRMQRYRLLGFLALLVVAALLLLRGKSYYTMGIFPMLIAAGAVFYESVLQRSAFRAAIPLLVILLMLPFLPMGLPIFKSAGLIRYFNLLETKYNIDLGRRFEDGTIHSLPQDYADMLGWEELTALTNKAYQQVPDKQHCLIYCENYGQAGAIYVIGKKYGLPQPVSFNESFRYWSPRKFRQNITHFIYINDEMGDDVVQAFGKIEVIGKVSNPDAREYGTTVYMCSKPTQDFNILWQAAWKRVESSN
- a CDS encoding XRE family transcriptional regulator, which produces MQNVTSNIRHLRKTVGYTQAQLAEKLDIKRSLIGAYEEGRAEPKLSTLVNIAHLFDISLDSLITQDLSAATKPAAGKAQATGGNLRVLTITVDEDQRENIELVPLKASAGYLNGYADPEYIEELPRFRLPMLGNSGTFRAFEISGDSMLPIASGTVIVGRFVEDWSTIKDGTPCIIVSQKEGVVFKRIYNKIKDTAMLRLHSDNPLYSPYELHIEDVVEIWEARSYISSTFPIADLSLDKLSSIVLDLQKEMLKLKKAE
- the rmuC gene encoding DNA recombination protein RmuC — encoded protein: MEIIVGIAAFLGGLVVAFLVLRGKLGTLQQIANQAAVAQGVLEGQVRLKAEENEQLKRQLREAQTETMELTNALTKVETDYDHLQNRMQEQARELEQLREKFLQQFQSISNQVLMTNVEHFNKASSETLERVLSPLKERIKEFEAKVEQTYEKTLKDSISLKEQITQLASLNQQMSQDALNLTRALKGENKTQGNWGEYLLESLLEKSGLRKGVHYEREEVRQNDESKVYRPDVIIRLPEGKHLIIDSKMSLVAYEAYCSCEDDLQQEVYLRSHITSVRTHFTDLGRKNYHRLSGINSPDFVMMYIPLEPAFNLAVQHDHDLFTDAFDRNIVLVTTSTLLATLRTVAGVWRQEDQKRNVLRIAAESGKLYDKFVGFVDDLKIIGKHLESSQSSYNAAMNKLTEGKGNLIRRVEILRELGAKTSKTIDNNLLQEAQLTEEREEEAE
- a CDS encoding M2 family metallopeptidase: MKKLVYTGYTAAILLAACAAPKLTTSPAATETTTATTESTPAAPTLQQQAQAFLDQYSHTYQNLYTQSAEAEWRSNTHIVEGDSTNAIATRKANEAFAAFTGSTENINTAKAMLAKKDQLTPLQIKQFEAILYAGANNPQIIPDVVKARIKAETEQTEKLYGFDYKVNKKSVSTNEIDDILKDETNTKKRLAAWNASKAVGPTLKEGLLNLRQLRNKTVQSLGYDDYFTYQASDYGMTRAEMMDLMKQINEELRPLYRELHTYARYELAKKYGVKQVPDYLPAHWLPNRWGQDWSPMVNVKGIDLDAALKPKGAEWQVKQAERFYISLGFPQLPQTFWERSSLYPAPANADYKKNNHASAWHIDLDKDVRCLMSVEPNAEWYETTHHELGHIYYYMTYTNPDVPVLLRGGANRAYHEAMGSLMGLAAMQKPFLANLDLIDKNVQTDEVQSLLKEALNYVVFIPFSSGVMSEWEKDFYADNLPADQLNKRWWELTKKYQGIVPPTERGEEYLDAATKTHINDDPAQYYDYALSYVILFQLHDHIAKEILHQDPHTTNYYGNKEVGKFLHDIMYPGASADWRQMLKDKTGEELSARAMVAYFQPLMDYLKQQNKGRKYTL